The Maridesulfovibrio sp. genomic sequence CCTTGAGTTTCAAGAGTTTAAATGTGGACACCTTGCGGTCGCGGTCGGCTGTGATGGGGTATGAGAATGAGGCCAGCGAATCCTGTCCAGCAGCGGGATTGATAGTCATGGTTGAGTCTATTTTTTCCCCTACGGGTGAGACTGAGTTGATTTGATACCTGCTTTCAAGTTCAGTGGCGCCCAGCGGTTCGGTGGACTGGGATAGTATTGTTGTGTCCGGGACGGTCTGCGGTTTTGCGGTAATCGGGGCCACACTGCTTGGTATTTCACCGTTAAGTCCGCTAATGACAAGTGCATATGGTTGCGGTCCATCTGGTATATTGTAACCTTGTACGGTAAAGGTCCACCTGCCTTTTTCCGGTTTATCCACTATTATGCCTACTGCGTTGTTGACCCGGTCAAAGCTGTTGGAAGTCGGGTATTTGTACGTTTCAATATCGACCTGAAACGGTTTGAGTGCTGTTTTTTCGATAGTGGATTGCCCTAAGCTGCTTTGATAGATATAGCGTTGATTTGTGGCAGGGGAGGCGGAGGTTGTTTTGAATTCAATGTTATAAAGAAGGGGTTGAAGTCTGAGGTACATTTTCTTTGATTTGCTTGTCGGGCATGGTTGATAGCCGGTGAAAACCAGTTCTGTTGAACCTTGCGCAAATTGGTCGTGATAACCGCTGATTCCATAAAACTCTTCGCCGTCTAATACCATTATTGTAACTGAGATAAGGGTGTTCTCTGCGAGAGGGGCGCTTAGAGGTATGGTTATTTTTGAAAAACCAGAAATATCGTCCGGGAATGCGGGAAGCTCGACAAGAAGGCCTTTGCCGGCAGCAAGGGGTTCACTGCCCCCATCCGAGGGATAGGATACGGTAGCCGAGGTTTCAAGGGGCAGGCGCGCATTGTTCGGGTAATGGATTTGCCCTGAAGGAGACCGGGCCATCAGGTCCAGATCGTTGACCAGACTGTTGTTTGAAATCTCGCTTCCGGCCTGATCGGTCCATACAAGATGCGCTTTGAGCGGCCGACTTGAGTCTTGAACGTCAAAAGTGAAAGATTTTGAATAGCCGGTGGTGACTGTCTCGCTTGTCATGTCATAATAATTGATGGCAAACGGCGATTTCGGAGACAGAGCTTCCCGGACATTAAGCAGACCCCAGCCGCATACGCTGTTCGGAACTGAGAGGATTTCCCGGTATTCACCAGATCCGTATTGGCCGTTTCCCATATCTTTAGCACTGTTGAGTAAAATAGCTTTCATCAGTGCAGCTGAGGGGGTGTTCATGCCCTTTTCTTTTTGCAGGTATTCCCTGACGAGAGCCGCAGCCCCGGCTACCTGCGGGGCTGCCATGCTTGTACCTGCCTTGTTCACGTAGGGTGCGGTTTCCCAATTTTCGTATGTTGTCGACATTACGCTACTGGCCGGGGCCAGAATATCAGGTTTGTATCGTCCGTCCAAAGTCGGGCCCCTTGAGCTGAATGCTGCAACACCTACTGTGCAGTTTGCACGATAGTCTGTAAGGACAGGCATACTCAAAGTCCAGCCGATCGAGCCGGGATTGGAAAAATCAGGCCATTTGATGTTTTCTGACGGACGGTAGCTTTCGGAAGCGCCTACGATAATCATATTTTTTGCTGTAGAGTCGGGGTTTATGGAACTTTTATCTATTATCCCGTCTCGATTCGCATCCGTGCCCCTGTTTCCGGCTGCGGTTATGGTTAGAAAGTCTTTTTTATTGAAAAGATAGTTGTCTATAATTCTGGATACGTCAGAATTAAATCTCAGACTGGTCGTTGATATACGGGCGTTCAGGTCATAGGCTTGCGTATAGGTGGC encodes the following:
- a CDS encoding S8 family serine peptidase, yielding MHKAGSLLFAILFTAMAILTISPHVDAKKLRLHNQNITPDTEQILPTNNDLQIEYCIVQFTGPVHEQWKSELTRIGVDILDYVPDFAFICRTKNKNTGTILSFPFVSSITPLSPEFIISSAAMELATSGSGDKTFVITTFKNEDAERICTAITALGGVINSVSNSGSTHFIEINIESTQLYPVAKIAGIKWISTPIEITFNNDTASLITGARGVGADLGYYGEGQTVAVLDSGLCGGDINNLHPDFSDGNGGNRVAVLIAAIFNTTGRLDDYNGHGTHVAGTVLGNGIMSGAKPAENSFPDTCYAGIAPKATLIFQAAFGEQHSYATADYLATYTQAYDLNARISTTSLRFNSDVSRIIDNYLFNKKDFLTITAAGNRGTDANRDGIIDKSSINPDSTAKNMIIVGASESYRPSENIKWPDFSNPGSIGWTLSMPVLTDYRANCTVGVAAFSSRGPTLDGRYKPDILAPASSVMSTTYENWETAPYVNKAGTSMAAPQVAGAAALVREYLQKEKGMNTPSAALMKAILLNSAKDMGNGQYGSGEYREILSVPNSVCGWGLLNVREALSPKSPFAINYYDMTSETVTTGYSKSFTFDVQDSSRPLKAHLVWTDQAGSEISNNSLVNDLDLMARSPSGQIHYPNNARLPLETSATVSYPSDGGSEPLAAGKGLLVELPAFPDDISGFSKITIPLSAPLAENTLISVTIMVLDGEEFYGISGYHDQFAQGSTELVFTGYQPCPTSKSKKMYLRLQPLLYNIEFKTTSASPATNQRYIYQSSLGQSTIEKTALKPFQVDIETYKYPTSNSFDRVNNAVGIIVDKPEKGRWTFTVQGYNIPDGPQPYALVISGLNGEIPSSVAPITAKPQTVPDTTILSQSTEPLGATELESRYQINSVSPVGEKIDSTMTINPAAGQDSLASFSYPITADRDRKVSTFKLLKLKDDNTTLDFTYSDFGTFNDGNWWLSDLTGNVLTTDESVSADSTYMVNIVVEDNGNFDLNSTVNAIRDPSLLTASGTASGATGSSGGSTGCTLSTGSSGGTEIILLLIAAIGYLARRHKQF